Proteins encoded within one genomic window of Halomonas sp. YLGW01:
- the radC gene encoding DNA repair protein RadC, with product MAIRDWPEGERPREKLLTLGPAALSDAELLAIFLRVGVKGRSAVDLARDLLMSFGGLRPLLEADRARFCAEHGLGDASFVQLQAVLEMSRRHLASQLTRGDALTSPSLVRAFLASKLRHLGHEEFAVMFLDSQHRVIHFESLFRGTLDSASVYPREVARRALALGAGATILAHNHPSGVAEPSDADRRITQRLKAALELFEIRVLDHFVVGDGEVVSFAERGWL from the coding sequence ATGGCGATTCGAGACTGGCCCGAGGGCGAGCGCCCGCGGGAGAAACTGCTGACGCTGGGGCCGGCGGCTCTCTCCGATGCGGAGCTGCTGGCGATCTTCCTGCGGGTGGGCGTCAAGGGGCGCTCGGCGGTGGATCTGGCCCGGGATCTGTTGATGAGCTTCGGTGGCTTGCGGCCGCTGCTCGAGGCGGACCGCGCCCGCTTCTGTGCCGAGCATGGGCTGGGCGATGCCAGTTTCGTGCAGCTCCAGGCGGTGCTGGAGATGTCGCGGCGACACCTGGCCAGTCAGCTCACCCGGGGCGACGCCCTGACCTCGCCCTCGCTGGTGCGGGCCTTTCTGGCCTCGAAGCTCCGCCACCTGGGCCATGAGGAGTTCGCGGTGATGTTCCTCGACAGCCAGCATCGCGTGATTCACTTCGAGTCGCTGTTTCGCGGCACCCTCGACAGCGCCTCGGTGTATCCGCGGGAGGTGGCCCGGCGTGCCCTGGCGCTGGGGGCGGGAGCGACCATCCTGGCTCACAATCACCCCTCCGGGGTAGCCGAGCCGAGCGACGCCGATCGGCGCATCACGCAGCGGCTCAAGGCCGCGCTGGAGCTGTTCGAGATTCGCGTGCTCGATCACTTCGTGGTCGGCGACGGCGAGGTGGTGTCCTTCGCTGAGCGTGGCTGGTTGTAG
- the rpmG gene encoding 50S ribosomal protein L33 yields the protein MRDKIRMVSSAGTGHFYTTDKNKRNTPDKLEMKKFDPTIRKHVMYKEAKIK from the coding sequence ATGCGCGATAAGATTCGTATGGTGTCCAGCGCCGGTACCGGCCATTTCTACACCACCGACAAGAACAAGCGGAACACGCCGGACAAGCTCGAAATGAAGAAGTTTGATCCGACGATCCGCAAGCACGTGATGTACAAGGAAGCCAAGATCAAGTAA
- the slmA gene encoding nucleoid occlusion factor SlmA: MTQETTKPNRREQILQALALMLEEDSGKRITIAALARQVGVSEAALYRHFPSKARMFEGLIEFIEESLFERIRRILDETPQALPRCQQIITLLLGFAEKNPGLSRLLGGDALTGETARLRLRIHQLFERLETQLKQVLREAELHEQRRPRGSAAASANLLMVHVEGQISQYVRSDFKRRPTEFWDDQWALIADRLLLEVPELARA; encoded by the coding sequence ATGACGCAGGAAACCACCAAACCCAACCGCCGCGAGCAGATCCTTCAGGCGCTGGCCCTGATGCTCGAGGAGGACAGTGGCAAGCGCATCACCATCGCCGCCCTGGCCCGCCAGGTCGGCGTCTCCGAGGCTGCGCTCTATCGCCACTTCCCGAGCAAGGCGCGCATGTTCGAGGGACTGATCGAGTTCATCGAGGAGAGCCTGTTCGAGCGCATCCGTCGCATCCTCGACGAGACCCCGCAGGCGCTGCCGCGCTGCCAGCAGATCATCACCCTGCTGCTCGGGTTCGCCGAGAAGAATCCAGGGCTGTCACGACTGCTCGGCGGCGACGCCCTGACCGGCGAGACCGCGCGTCTGCGCCTGCGCATCCACCAGCTCTTCGAGCGTCTGGAAACACAGCTCAAGCAGGTCCTGCGAGAGGCCGAACTCCACGAGCAGCGCCGCCCGCGAGGCTCCGCCGCGGCCAGCGCCAACCTCTTGATGGTGCATGTGGAAGGCCAGATCTCCCAGTACGTCAGGAGCGACTTCAAGCGCCGCCCCACCGAGTTCTGGGACGATCAGTGGGCGCTGATCGCCGACCGCCTGCTGCTAGAGGTGCCGGAGCTCGCACGCGCCTGA
- the argB gene encoding acetylglutamate kinase has translation MSEHSRDPRQVVEVLSEALPYIQRFSGKTVVVKYGGNAMTEDTLIDSFARDMVLMKEVGINPVVVHGGGPQIGELLDKLKIESRFVNGMRVTDAETMDVVEMVLGGLVNKGIVNLINQCGGKAIGMTGKDGAQIRARQLQVAQKTPEMTASEIIDIGHVGEVEHVSTDLIEMLTARDFIPVIAPIGVDENGRSYNINADLVAGKVAEALSAEKLMLLTNVAGLMNAEGEVLTGLSTQDVDALIADGTIHGGMLPKIRCALEAVKGGVASAHIIDGRVPHATLLEIFTKAGVGTQILESED, from the coding sequence ATGAGTGAACACAGCCGCGACCCCCGCCAGGTCGTCGAGGTCCTCTCCGAGGCCCTCCCCTACATCCAGCGCTTCTCCGGCAAGACCGTGGTGGTCAAGTACGGCGGCAACGCCATGACCGAGGACACCCTGATCGACTCCTTCGCCCGCGACATGGTGTTGATGAAGGAGGTCGGCATCAATCCGGTGGTGGTCCACGGCGGCGGCCCGCAGATCGGCGAGCTGCTCGACAAGCTCAAGATCGAGTCGCGCTTCGTCAACGGCATGCGCGTCACCGATGCCGAGACCATGGACGTGGTCGAGATGGTGCTGGGCGGCCTGGTCAACAAGGGCATCGTCAACCTGATCAACCAGTGCGGCGGCAAGGCCATCGGCATGACCGGCAAGGACGGCGCCCAGATCCGCGCGCGCCAGCTCCAGGTCGCGCAGAAGACCCCAGAGATGACCGCCTCGGAGATCATCGACATCGGCCATGTCGGCGAGGTCGAGCACGTCTCCACCGACCTGATCGAGATGCTCACCGCCCGCGACTTCATTCCGGTGATCGCGCCGATCGGTGTCGACGAGAACGGCCGCAGCTACAACATCAACGCCGACCTGGTGGCCGGCAAGGTGGCCGAGGCGCTGTCCGCCGAGAAGCTGATGCTGCTGACCAACGTGGCGGGCCTGATGAATGCCGAAGGCGAGGTGCTCACCGGCCTCTCGACCCAGGACGTGGACGCCCTGATCGCCGATGGCACCATCCATGGCGGCATGCTGCCGAAGATCCGCTGCGCCCTCGAGGCGGTCAAGGGCGGCGTGGCCAGCGCCCACATCATCGACGGCCGGGTGCCTCACGCCACCCTGCTGGAGATCTTCACCAAGGCCGGGGTCGGCACTCAGATCCTCGAGAGCGAGGACTGA
- the mutM gene encoding bifunctional DNA-formamidopyrimidine glycosylase/DNA-(apurinic or apyrimidinic site) lyase produces MPELPEVETTRQGIAPYLEGREIREVIVRQRRLRLPVPEGLENALVGTRIGVLERRAKYLILPIEVATGDEAADGPAGVATPDGPRPEGGKPQALLWHLGMSGSLRIARLGEAPKKHDHVDLVMEDGAILRYHDPRRFGFLDWLEGDVASDRRLARLGPEPLSPAFDDERLFACSRKRRLAVKPFLMDNAVVVGVGNIYAAEALFLAGIDPRRAAGQISRERYVRLTAAIREVLAAAITQGGTTLRDFVSGTGEPGYFAQRLNVYGRDGEPCRRCGRELRLVTLGQRASVYCAHCQT; encoded by the coding sequence ATGCCCGAGCTTCCCGAAGTCGAGACCACGCGCCAGGGCATCGCCCCCTACCTCGAGGGTCGCGAGATCCGTGAAGTGATCGTGCGCCAGCGTCGCCTGCGCCTGCCGGTCCCGGAGGGGCTCGAGAACGCCCTGGTCGGCACGCGCATCGGGGTCCTTGAGCGTCGAGCCAAGTATCTGATCCTGCCCATCGAGGTAGCGACAGGTGACGAGGCCGCCGACGGGCCGGCGGGTGTTGCGACACCTGACGGCCCGCGGCCCGAGGGCGGGAAGCCGCAGGCGCTGCTCTGGCACCTCGGCATGTCTGGTAGCCTGCGCATCGCGCGCCTCGGCGAGGCGCCGAAGAAGCACGATCATGTCGATTTGGTGATGGAGGATGGCGCCATCCTGCGCTATCACGACCCGCGCCGCTTCGGCTTCCTCGATTGGCTCGAGGGCGATGTCGCAAGCGATCGGCGCCTTGCCCGGCTTGGCCCGGAGCCGCTGTCGCCGGCCTTCGATGACGAGCGACTGTTCGCATGCTCGCGCAAGCGGCGCCTTGCCGTGAAGCCCTTCCTGATGGACAACGCAGTGGTGGTTGGGGTCGGTAACATCTATGCCGCCGAGGCGTTGTTCCTGGCCGGCATCGACCCGCGCCGCGCCGCAGGGCAGATCTCCCGCGAGCGCTACGTGCGCCTCACCGCCGCGATCCGCGAGGTGCTGGCGGCGGCCATCACTCAGGGGGGCACGACCCTGCGCGATTTCGTCAGCGGCACCGGGGAGCCGGGCTACTTCGCCCAGCGGCTCAACGTCTATGGCCGCGATGGCGAGCCGTGTCGGCGTTGCGGCAGGGAGCTGCGCCTGGTCACTCTGGGCCAGCGTGCCAGCGTCTATTGTGCGCACTGCCAGACCTGA
- a CDS encoding phosphomannomutase/phosphoglucomutase encodes MTQIPASIFRAYDIRGIVDDTLTEDGVEQIGRAIGSEAAARGESTVVVARDGRLSGPRLAAALMRGLAAAGRDVIDIGMVPTPVLYFATHVLEGTASGVMLTGSHNPPDYNGLKIVLGGQTLSGDAITALHTRLVDNELASGQGSIREADVREQYLERILSDIAPARPLKAVVDCGNGVAGELGPQLIERLGIETIPLFAEIDGTFPNHHPDPGKPENLTDLIRTVKETGADIGLAFDGDGDRLGVITPAGELIYPDRLMMAFSEDMLERNPGARVIFDVKCTGNLAQVIETAGGTPEMWRTGHSLIKARMKETGAQLAGEMSGHIFFQERWYGFDDGLYGAARLLEILAKQEQNADAFFARFPQDLGTPELNITVTDETKFALVERLAREADFGEDGIKTTLDGIRVDYPDGWGLCRASNTTPVLVLRFEGKSEAALARIKTRFGEALTQIDPSLELPF; translated from the coding sequence ATGACCCAGATTCCCGCCTCGATCTTCCGCGCCTACGACATTCGCGGCATCGTCGATGACACCCTCACCGAAGATGGCGTCGAGCAGATCGGGCGCGCCATCGGCAGCGAGGCCGCCGCTCGTGGCGAGTCCACCGTGGTGGTGGCTCGCGACGGCCGCCTCTCCGGCCCGCGCCTGGCCGCCGCCCTGATGCGCGGCCTGGCCGCCGCCGGCCGCGACGTCATCGACATCGGCATGGTGCCGACCCCGGTGCTCTACTTCGCCACCCACGTGCTCGAGGGCACTGCTTCCGGGGTGATGCTCACCGGCAGCCACAACCCGCCGGACTACAACGGCCTGAAGATCGTGCTCGGCGGCCAGACCCTGTCCGGCGACGCCATCACCGCCCTGCATACCCGCCTCGTCGACAATGAGCTGGCAAGCGGCCAGGGCAGCATACGCGAGGCCGATGTGCGCGAGCAGTACCTGGAGCGCATCCTTAGCGACATCGCCCCGGCGCGGCCGCTCAAGGCGGTAGTCGACTGCGGCAACGGCGTGGCCGGCGAACTCGGTCCCCAGCTCATCGAGCGCCTCGGCATCGAGACCATCCCGCTGTTCGCCGAGATCGACGGCACCTTCCCCAACCACCACCCGGACCCGGGCAAGCCCGAGAACCTCACCGACCTGATCCGCACCGTCAAGGAAACCGGCGCCGACATTGGCCTCGCCTTCGACGGCGACGGGGACCGCCTCGGCGTGATCACCCCCGCCGGCGAGCTGATCTACCCGGACCGTCTGATGATGGCCTTCTCCGAGGACATGCTCGAGCGCAATCCCGGCGCCCGAGTGATCTTCGACGTCAAGTGCACCGGCAACCTGGCCCAGGTGATCGAGACCGCCGGCGGCACCCCGGAGATGTGGCGCACCGGCCACTCGCTGATCAAGGCCCGCATGAAGGAGACCGGCGCACAACTGGCCGGCGAGATGAGCGGTCACATCTTCTTCCAGGAACGCTGGTACGGCTTCGACGACGGCCTCTACGGCGCCGCCCGCCTGCTCGAGATCCTGGCCAAGCAGGAGCAGAACGCCGACGCCTTCTTCGCCCGCTTCCCGCAGGATCTCGGCACCCCGGAGCTCAACATCACCGTCACCGACGAGACCAAGTTCGCCTTGGTCGAGCGCCTGGCCCGGGAGGCGGACTTCGGCGAGGACGGCATCAAGACCACGCTGGACGGTATTCGTGTCGACTATCCGGACGGCTGGGGCCTGTGCCGCGCCTCCAACACCACTCCGGTGCTGGTGCTGCGCTTCGAGGGCAAGAGCGAGGCGGCGCTTGCGCGCATCAAGACCCGCTTCGGCGAGGCCCTGACCCAGATCGACCCGAGCCTCGAGCTGCCCTTCTGA
- the rpmB gene encoding 50S ribosomal protein L28 — protein MSNVCQVTGKRPVTGNNVSHSQRKTRRRFLPNLHSHRFWVESEKRFIKLRLSSKGMRIIDKKGIEAVLSDIRKRGERV, from the coding sequence ATGTCCAATGTATGTCAGGTTACCGGCAAGCGTCCGGTAACAGGTAACAACGTATCTCACTCCCAGCGCAAGACCCGTCGTCGTTTCTTGCCGAACCTGCACTCCCACCGTTTCTGGGTGGAGTCTGAGAAGCGCTTCATCAAGCTGCGCCTCTCCTCCAAGGGTATGCGCATCATCGACAAGAAAGGCATCGAAGCGGTGCTGTCCGATATCCGCAAGCGCGGCGAACGCGTCTAA
- the coaBC gene encoding bifunctional phosphopantothenoylcysteine decarboxylase/phosphopantothenate--cysteine ligase CoaBC, giving the protein MATPSGKRILLGISAGIAAYKSAHLARLLKKAGHEVRVVMTDGAQAFITPLTLQALTGEPVRTSLLDPEAEAGMGHIELARWADLILIAPATADLMARLVHGHADDLLTTLCLASDAEKAMAPAMNQAMWRHPATARNARQLEADGWRLLGPDAGDQACGDVGPGRMLEPEAIVEGLFRAPGTAPAKAPGTAPSMAPESAPAVTPQASVAVAPPARGLTVTITAGPTREPLDPVRYLSNHSSGKMGYALAEAAAALGATVHLISGPVALATPEGINRIDVTSATEMAKAAHRLAAESDIFIGCAAVADYRAASVSEHKIKKTAEGDELTLRLIKNPDIIAEVALHRGSAPRPFVVGFAAETRDVEAYAQDKLTRKGLDMIVANDVSQAGLGFGADHNAALLLWPAADEASTPLERRVLPAQTKATLATAIFACLLERLGQASATPPLAATPSSSQDPQ; this is encoded by the coding sequence ATGGCAACACCCTCCGGCAAGCGCATTCTGCTGGGCATCAGCGCCGGCATCGCCGCCTACAAGAGCGCCCACCTGGCTCGCCTGTTGAAGAAGGCCGGGCACGAGGTGCGCGTGGTCATGACCGACGGCGCCCAGGCGTTCATCACCCCGCTGACACTGCAGGCCCTCACCGGCGAGCCGGTGCGCACCTCGCTGCTCGACCCCGAGGCCGAGGCCGGCATGGGGCACATCGAGCTGGCGCGCTGGGCCGACCTGATCCTGATCGCCCCGGCCACCGCCGACCTGATGGCACGCCTCGTCCACGGCCATGCCGATGACTTGCTGACCACCCTGTGCCTGGCCAGCGACGCCGAGAAGGCGATGGCACCGGCCATGAATCAGGCCATGTGGCGCCACCCGGCCACCGCCCGCAATGCTCGTCAGCTCGAGGCCGACGGCTGGCGGTTGCTGGGCCCGGATGCCGGCGATCAGGCCTGCGGCGATGTCGGGCCTGGCCGCATGCTCGAGCCCGAGGCCATCGTCGAGGGGCTGTTTAGGGCGCCCGGCACCGCACCTGCCAAGGCGCCCGGCACCGCGCCTTCGATGGCGCCCGAGAGCGCGCCGGCCGTGACGCCGCAGGCGTCCGTTGCCGTGGCGCCCCCGGCCCGAGGCCTGACGGTGACCATCACCGCCGGCCCCACCCGGGAGCCGCTGGACCCGGTGCGTTACCTGTCCAACCACAGCTCGGGAAAGATGGGCTATGCCCTGGCCGAGGCGGCCGCCGCCCTCGGCGCCACCGTGCACCTGATCAGCGGCCCGGTGGCCCTCGCCACGCCCGAAGGCATCAACCGCATCGATGTCACCTCGGCCACCGAGATGGCAAAGGCCGCGCATCGCCTGGCCGCGGAAAGCGACATCTTCATCGGCTGTGCGGCGGTGGCCGACTACCGCGCCGCCAGCGTCAGCGAGCACAAGATCAAGAAGACCGCGGAGGGTGACGAGCTGACCCTGCGACTCATCAAGAACCCCGACATCATTGCCGAGGTCGCCCTGCACCGCGGCAGTGCGCCCCGCCCCTTCGTGGTGGGCTTTGCCGCCGAGACCCGCGATGTCGAGGCCTATGCCCAGGACAAGCTGACCCGCAAGGGCCTCGACATGATCGTCGCCAACGACGTCTCCCAGGCCGGCCTCGGCTTCGGCGCAGACCACAATGCCGCGCTGTTGCTGTGGCCGGCGGCCGACGAGGCCAGCACGCCCCTCGAGCGACGAGTGCTGCCAGCCCAGACCAAGGCCACGCTGGCCACGGCGATCTTCGCCTGCCTGCTCGAACGGCTGGGGCAGGCCTCCGCCACGCCGCCCCTCGCCGCCACCCCGTCTTCATCACAGGACCCCCAATGA
- the dut gene encoding dUTP diphosphatase has protein sequence MTATSTTPRLAVKILDERVRDHLPHYATAGSAGMDLRALLDAPLTLEPGDCELVRTGLAVHIADPGLAGMILPRSGLGHKHGIVLGNLVGLIDSDYQGELMISVWNRGQTRFVLEPFERLAQYVLVPVVQAELEVVDDFDASRRGTGGFGSSGRH, from the coding sequence ATGACCGCGACTTCCACTACCCCGCGCCTGGCCGTCAAGATCCTCGACGAGCGCGTCCGCGATCATCTGCCTCACTACGCCACCGCCGGCAGCGCCGGCATGGACCTGCGTGCCCTGCTCGACGCCCCGCTGACCCTGGAACCGGGCGACTGCGAACTGGTACGCACCGGACTCGCCGTGCATATCGCAGACCCGGGGCTCGCCGGCATGATCCTGCCCCGCTCGGGACTCGGTCACAAGCACGGCATCGTGCTTGGCAACCTGGTCGGGCTGATCGACTCCGACTACCAGGGCGAGCTGATGATCTCGGTATGGAACCGCGGCCAGACGCGCTTCGTGCTCGAGCCCTTCGAACGCCTGGCACAGTACGTGCTTGTGCCGGTGGTACAGGCCGAGCTCGAGGTCGTCGACGACTTCGACGCCAGCCGGCGCGGCACGGGTGGCTTCGGCAGCTCCGGGCGCCACTGA